The genomic interval GCTCGCGCGCGGACATGGCCATGGTGTTGGCCACCACGGCCATAATGATCACAATAATAATCAGGGAAACCAGTCGAATGACAGTCAGAATCGCTTCGCTCAAAGACACAAAGCCCATCTGAAACGCTTTCTCGGTCTCGGTCAGCGTTTCCGCAAAGGAGTTCTTGAACATGTTATCGATCGTTGCTGCGATTCCGGCCGACCGGTCCGTGTTGGCCATGCCGATCATATAGAATCCGACCTGGTCGGCTCTGCGCGGCTGGATCTTTTTTATGGTTTCGTTGAGATAGTCCCAGTGAAAGAAAAACTGGTTTTCATCGATAGTACCGTCACGCCCTTTGTAGACGGCTCGCAGTACAAACTCCCAGTTACCCGGGAAAATGGTTCCGGTCAGAGTGATGGGGTCACCGATGTTCCAGCCGAATCGTTTGGCGAGCTTGCGGCCGACAACGCAGGCTTTGCGGTTTCTTAAAAACGCCTCCTTTTGATCGCCCGCCAGAATGAATTCGGGATACAGTTCCAGGTAGGTTCTGGGTTCGACGGCGAAGTTGGCGAAAAAGTTTTTTTCGGTAATGTAAATGCCGCCGAACCAGTTGCCATAGGATACGATCTTGACGCCGTCGACTGTGCGAATCCTCTCCCGGTAAGAAAGCGGCAGGGGAAAGACCAATGAAATGGCATTCCTGCTGACCAGACGCTTGGCCGAGGAGGCAGCGACCCCTGCGTACCAGGCGCTGATCACGGTACGGAGCAACCCGAAGGCCAGAACGGCAATGCAGATGCCGCAAACGGTAAGCACGGTGCGAAGCTTGTGTCTAAACGTATTGCGAAAGATCAGCTTCAGGAGCATTATTGAGAACACCTTTGTCCAGATATTTCAGGGAGCGGGCCTTTCGCGCGGCCCGCGGGTCATGCGTTACCATGATGATGGTTTTTCCGAAGTCGTTGCTAAGGCGTTCCATGAATTGCAGCACTTCTTCGGCGGAAGCCCGGTCAAGATCTCCGGTGGGTTCGTCGGCAACCAGGATGTTCGGGTCCGTTACCACGGCACGGGCGATGGCGACGCGTTGCTGCTGTCCGCCCGAGAGTTGTTTCGGGTAGTGGTCCAGACGGTCCAGAAGCTTGACCAGCCCCAGGGCCGCGGTTACGTGCGCATGGCGCTCTTTTTTCGAAATGCTTGTCAGGATAAGGGGCAACTCGACGTTTTCATAGGCAGTCAGAACCGGAATGAGATTGTAGAACTGAAAAATAAAGCCGACGTTGGTGGCGCGCCATTCAGCCAGTTCTGTTTCCGAAAGCAAGGTGATATCCACACCGCCCACGGTGATGAGGCCCTGATCGACTTGATCCAGACCTGCAATCAGGTTGAGCAGGGTGCTTTTCCCGGAGCCCGAAGGGCCCATCAGCGCCAGAAAGTCCCCTTGCTCGATATCCAGGGTGATGTTTTCAAGCACCGCAAGAATCTGACTTCCCCGTCGGTATGATTTGCTGACGTTTCTGATGGCAACAATGGGCATATGGTTTCCCCTGAAAAACCACCTGACCCTTTTGAGGGCAGGGACAAATCACTTTTCCGGAGTTTTGATGCGGGTGTTGTCTTTTATTTTGTTGAGCGGTGAAAACACTACCTTGCTGCCGACATCGACAGTGCCGAAAACTTCGGCCATATCACCATATGTTTTGCCGATGCGAACAGGGGTTTTCACGGCGCGCTCACCCCGGACAACAAAGACGACCTTTTGTCCATTACGATCGGCGACCGCTGCCGTGAGCACCGCTTTGACGGGCTTTTGTTCTTCCGGTGAAAGCGCGCGTGAGAGAAAGGCCACCTTGGCACTCATTTCCGGAAGGATTCGAGGATCTTTGTCCAAAAAGTTGACCTTGACCAAAATCGAGGCCTTGCTGCGGTCGGCCGTAGGCACGATCATATGGACCGCGCCTTGAAAACGTTCATCCGGCAAGGCATCCAATTGGATTTCGCACGGCTGTCCTGCTTTTACCTGCTCAATGTTTGACTCGGAGACGTCTGCCTCTGTCTGGAGAGAATCCATGTCGGCGATGGTAACAACAGCGGCCTTGGCGTTGGCCGCAGCGCCCAAAGGGGTAACGATATCACCAATGTCGGCATTCTTGGTGAGTACCACGGCGTCGAAGGGAGCCCGTATGTAAGCATAATCCACCATGAGATTGGCTTCCTTGAGGGCGGCCTCGCTGACTTGCAGCGCTGCCTGCTGGGCGGCGACGACGGCTTGGGCTTTCAGATATCTGGCCTCGACGGCGTCGAATTCTGATTGGGAAATACTCCGTTTGGCTACCAGGGCCCGGTTGCGTTCATAAACCCGAGAAGCATCCTCCAGTTCAGCCCCGGCATATTGCAGGTTGAAGCCGGCCAGTTTGACGTTTGCCCGGGCTTTATCCCTTGCAGCCAGGGCGTCATCGTTCTCCAGGCGTGCGATCACCTGGCCCTTTTGCACCCGGTTGCCTTCCTCTACCGCTAAAAACACGAGCCGGCCCGTGAGCTTCGAGGCCACCGCAGCCTTGCGCTGGGCCACCACGTAGCTGCTGGCGTTGAGCAGCGTGACCGCTTGGGATGGATAGATGTTCTGGACGGTGGTGACCTGAACATCAACGGCGGGGGCCAAAAGGCCTTGCTGGTAGAGAACTCCCGCCGCTGACAGAATCAGCAAGGCTATCCCCAGAGCAACATACCGCTTCTTTTGCACCCGGCGTGAGAAAGTTGTGGTCCTGTCGATGCGTAATTTCAAAAGATCATCATCGGGCATTCAAAGATGTTCCTTTTTCTTTGATTTTACCGGCATTCGCTCCCCCCAATTCCACTGCTGCAATCACAATCATGCTAGCGAGGGCCTTCGGGTCTGGTAATTATGAAATAACGTTCCTGGTCGTCTTGTTCCTAAGTGGGCAAGATTGACGAATGATGTTCGATGATCAGCCATCCATCTTTATGTTTTCGATAGACAAAGGTAAATCTTGCAGCAACATCTGCATGGGCACCGTCTTGAGTCAAAGAAAAAGTGTATAGTCCAGAATTTATCGCAATATTATCGTATATGCGTATGTTCTGCTCTGTTATCCTTCCACGCGGCTTTTTCGATAAAAAGTGTACAAAGTAGTCGCGTATTTCGGCGTGATTGTGGCGCACTTTGGCAGAAACAGTTGGCAGGAGAATAGCGTCTGCGGCATAATATGCTACAACGTTATCTGGATCTCCCTTTTGAAGCGCTTTGTTCCACATTTCAAATTGATCTGAGATTTCGTTTTTTGTACTCATTTTATTCCTTTTTTATATAAAATCGTAACACGATTTTATTGCTGGGTTAATATTAATCACAAGGAATCCGTGTTGGAATCCGGATCGATAAAAATACTGCTCCAGTCACCGACCCTTACCCAGCCCTTGCGGGATCATGGCGCCGCTTTCTGCGATCCTGGGTTTTTCTTCTTTCGATCCCGTCTTGAGAAAAGTAGTCCAGGCTGTACACTCTGCGGCGGTTGTCCAAGCGGCGACGATCAGTGCTGGAGCTTCTGCGCCCGGAGAGAAGTTTGTTTTTTTTATACTGTACAACCTTCACCATATTTTTATCCTTATGCCAGCATCCGCAATCGAGTCGAAATGCGATTAGGCGTTATTCGTTAAGGGTCAGGTTTCAAAACCAGGGCCGTGCGCGTGGGGAGATAAAGACTGATGAAATGCTGATTCCGATTGCCGTCGGTAT from Candidatus Desulfatibia profunda carries:
- a CDS encoding ABC transporter permease; this translates as MLLKLIFRNTFRHKLRTVLTVCGICIAVLAFGLLRTVISAWYAGVAASSAKRLVSRNAISLVFPLPLSYRERIRTVDGVKIVSYGNWFGGIYITEKNFFANFAVEPRTYLELYPEFILAGDQKEAFLRNRKACVVGRKLAKRFGWNIGDPITLTGTIFPGNWEFVLRAVYKGRDGTIDENQFFFHWDYLNETIKKIQPRRADQVGFYMIGMANTDRSAGIAATIDNMFKNSFAETLTETEKAFQMGFVSLSEAILTVIRLVSLIIIVIIMAVVANTMAMSARERMGEYAVFKTLGYGGFYLTGLILGESLMITALGGAVGIVLTFPAAHAFGKAVGDWFPVFNVERETIFLDIAAAGVVGVVAAIFPIWRALKVRIAEGLRRIG
- a CDS encoding ABC transporter ATP-binding protein, with amino-acid sequence MPIVAIRNVSKSYRRGSQILAVLENITLDIEQGDFLALMGPSGSGKSTLLNLIAGLDQVDQGLITVGGVDITLLSETELAEWRATNVGFIFQFYNLIPVLTAYENVELPLILTSISKKERHAHVTAALGLVKLLDRLDHYPKQLSGGQQQRVAIARAVVTDPNILVADEPTGDLDRASAEEVLQFMERLSNDFGKTIIMVTHDPRAARKARSLKYLDKGVLNNAPEADLSQYV
- a CDS encoding efflux RND transporter periplasmic adaptor subunit, with product MPDDDLLKLRIDRTTTFSRRVQKKRYVALGIALLILSAAGVLYQQGLLAPAVDVQVTTVQNIYPSQAVTLLNASSYVVAQRKAAVASKLTGRLVFLAVEEGNRVQKGQVIARLENDDALAARDKARANVKLAGFNLQYAGAELEDASRVYERNRALVAKRSISQSEFDAVEARYLKAQAVVAAQQAALQVSEAALKEANLMVDYAYIRAPFDAVVLTKNADIGDIVTPLGAAANAKAAVVTIADMDSLQTEADVSESNIEQVKAGQPCEIQLDALPDERFQGAVHMIVPTADRSKASILVKVNFLDKDPRILPEMSAKVAFLSRALSPEEQKPVKAVLTAAVADRNGQKVVFVVRGERAVKTPVRIGKTYGDMAEVFGTVDVGSKVVFSPLNKIKDNTRIKTPEK
- a CDS encoding SgcJ/EcaC family oxidoreductase, whose protein sequence is MSTKNEISDQFEMWNKALQKGDPDNVVAYYAADAILLPTVSAKVRHNHAEIRDYFVHFLSKKPRGRITEQNIRIYDNIAINSGLYTFSLTQDGAHADVAARFTFVYRKHKDGWLIIEHHSSILPT